One Actinospica robiniae DSM 44927 genomic region harbors:
- a CDS encoding PP2C family protein-serine/threonine phosphatase: MPPLPSVRPRLAARWSASRLGRFWDRLLDGDPAAGGPTLLGLTALVAVLTWGSIAVPDWDPPSSLVFPVLLGGVLLGRLHQILLYAAVLAALVVDGVARDPLGVSPGTAVVLLLLTATVLFTSRMRLRLGLRGHRAETVLLELSDRLQPSVTPGSGLSGWSAAHALVPAGGTRFSGDFLISCAPQYPGLQVALVDVSGKGSRAAGRALQLSGALRALLDAVPPDGFLGAANDHVFGRGWEETFATAVHASLDPETGRFEVYNAGHHPAARWRDAEQRWERLDEGGPALGLLAGEDYRACEGELEAGDALLLFTDGLIERPGQSLELGTDRLLEAAGTLLRDEWVLLPDAATRLVRAVAPDGGDDRAVLLLRRDPPHLPAAPAARRRGGRSALAASPLR; encoded by the coding sequence ATGCCACCGCTGCCCTCCGTCCGCCCCCGCCTGGCCGCCCGCTGGTCCGCGAGCCGCCTCGGCCGGTTCTGGGATCGCCTGCTCGACGGCGACCCGGCCGCCGGGGGCCCGACGCTGCTCGGGCTCACCGCCCTGGTGGCCGTGCTCACCTGGGGCTCGATCGCCGTGCCGGACTGGGACCCGCCGTCCTCGCTGGTCTTCCCGGTGCTGCTCGGCGGGGTGCTGCTGGGCCGGCTGCACCAGATCCTGCTCTACGCCGCCGTACTGGCCGCGCTGGTCGTCGACGGGGTGGCGCGCGATCCGCTCGGGGTCTCGCCTGGCACCGCCGTGGTGCTGCTCCTGCTGACCGCGACGGTGCTGTTCACCTCGCGGATGCGGCTGCGGCTCGGCCTGCGCGGGCACCGGGCCGAGACGGTGCTGCTGGAGCTGAGCGACCGGCTCCAGCCTTCCGTGACGCCGGGCAGCGGCCTGTCCGGCTGGAGCGCCGCGCACGCCCTCGTCCCGGCCGGCGGAACCCGCTTCTCCGGCGACTTCCTGATCTCCTGCGCGCCGCAGTACCCGGGGCTCCAGGTGGCCCTCGTGGACGTCTCGGGCAAGGGCAGCCGGGCGGCCGGGCGGGCCCTGCAGCTGTCCGGCGCCCTGCGCGCGCTGCTGGACGCCGTGCCGCCGGACGGGTTCCTGGGCGCGGCCAACGACCACGTCTTCGGCCGCGGCTGGGAGGAGACCTTCGCCACCGCCGTGCACGCCAGCCTGGACCCGGAGACCGGCCGGTTCGAGGTCTACAACGCCGGCCACCACCCGGCCGCGCGCTGGCGCGACGCGGAGCAGCGCTGGGAGCGGCTGGACGAGGGCGGCCCGGCGCTCGGGCTGCTGGCCGGGGAGGACTACCGGGCCTGCGAGGGCGAGCTCGAGGCCGGGGACGCGCTGCTGCTGTTCACCGACGGGCTGATCGAGCGGCCCGGGCAGAGCCTGGAGCTCGGCACCGACCGGCTGCTCGAGGCCGCCGGCACCCTGCTGCGCGACGAATGGGTCCTGCTGCCCGACGCGGCCACCCGGCTGGTGCGGGCGGTGGCGCCGGACGGCGGCGACGACCGCGCCGTGCTCCTGCTGCGCCGCGACCCGCCGCACCTGCCGGCCGCGCCCGCCGCCCGGCGCCGCGGCGGCCGCTCCGCCCTGGCCGCCTCTCCGCTGCGCTAG
- a CDS encoding LacI family DNA-binding transcriptional regulator yields MPATHTPSRARLEDVALLAGVSSATASRVLTGSAQVRPETRRQVEQAIADLGYVRNRAARAGVRKAGSVALVVCENSLWMFSDPFFSRLLRGVSAELAPTDVQLIVLSVRSPHECRRCARYLRDGHVDGAVFVSLHGHPPMDVRKLGIPVVFVGRPVYDADASSYVDADNMGGAEAAVRHILEAGRTTVATIAGPPDMAVSQDRLRGYRKALAEGGLDREDLVVYGDFSAASAEHAVYRLLDRRPDVDAVFATSDLMATGVLRALRRTGRKVPSDVAVIGFDDAPLARHTSPPLTTVRQPVEEIGARAVGELLRLIDQREQTPCQEVFETQLIVRGSA; encoded by the coding sequence GTGCCCGCTACCCACACGCCCTCCCGGGCTAGGCTCGAGGACGTCGCCCTGCTGGCAGGGGTATCGTCCGCCACGGCCTCCCGGGTGCTCACGGGCTCCGCTCAGGTGCGCCCTGAGACGCGGCGCCAAGTGGAGCAGGCGATCGCGGACCTCGGCTATGTCCGCAACCGGGCCGCCCGGGCCGGAGTGCGCAAAGCCGGGTCGGTCGCCCTTGTGGTCTGCGAGAACAGCTTGTGGATGTTCTCAGACCCGTTCTTCAGCCGGCTGTTGCGCGGCGTATCGGCGGAACTCGCGCCGACCGACGTGCAGCTGATCGTGCTGTCCGTGCGCTCTCCCCACGAGTGCCGCCGCTGCGCGCGTTATCTGCGCGACGGCCACGTGGACGGCGCGGTGTTCGTGAGCCTGCACGGACACCCGCCGATGGATGTGCGCAAGCTCGGCATCCCCGTCGTGTTCGTGGGGCGCCCGGTGTACGACGCCGACGCCTCGTCATATGTGGACGCGGACAACATGGGCGGCGCCGAAGCAGCGGTACGGCACATCCTGGAAGCCGGACGCACCACCGTCGCCACGATAGCCGGGCCCCCGGACATGGCCGTGAGCCAGGACCGGTTGCGCGGTTATCGCAAGGCACTGGCGGAGGGCGGCCTGGACCGCGAGGACCTGGTCGTCTACGGTGACTTCTCCGCGGCCTCGGCCGAGCACGCGGTCTACCGCCTGCTCGATCGTCGCCCGGACGTGGACGCCGTCTTCGCCACCTCGGACCTGATGGCCACCGGAGTGCTGCGCGCGTTGCGGCGCACCGGCCGGAAGGTGCCGAGCGACGTGGCCGTCATCGGCTTCGACGACGCCCCGTTGGCGCGGCATACCAGCCCGCCGCTGACGACGGTGCGCCAGCCGGTGGAGGAGATCGGAGCCCGGGCCGTCGGCGAGCTGCTGCGGCTGATCGACCAACGGGAGCAGACCCCCTGCCAGGAAGTGTTCGAAACGCAGCTGATCGTCCGCGGCTCGGCTTAG